The genomic window TATTCGGCTGGAGGCCATTCCTTCCCGGAGGCACCTCAATAGGGTAACTTAATGTTGCTGCCCCTACCTGGCTTACTGATACAGATTCAGGTTTGGAATATACTCCGCCTGTAGCCTTTTCAGAAGCCCCGCCGGATGTAGAGCTCATCGCGGAGGATTTCATAGCAGTCTCTTCTGATAATTCATCAGTTGACTTTTTTGTATTATCTTTTTTAGCTGATTCGGTTGCTTCTTCTGAATAAACCTCACTATCGGATACATAGCTGCTGTCACTGCTTTCAGACCCTTCTTCCTGTGCAAAACTTGTTTCTATTTGCATTATAATCAAAAGGAAAAGTGATATTGAGATTAAAATAACATTTTTTATTTTTTGACTTAACCGCATTTAAGCTCTCCATTAAAAAGTGTTAATCAGGCAATTTTTATAACTGGTATTTGCATAAACAGGCCATTACTTTACTCTGTTAATGGTTTTGATCCGACCTAGTTCATCATAGGTGTAGGTACTTCCGTTAGGAGGTAATACCACATTTACAGTTACTGTTTTGTATACTGTTGCACCTCCACTTCCTGTAATAGTCATTGTGTATGTAGTATTAGTCAAGGGTGAAACGCTTCTTGACCCGCTTGTTGCCACCGCTCCAATCCCCTGATCTATGCTTACCGATGCCGCATTTGTTGTATTCCAGGTTAAGGTACTTGAAGACCCGGCTTGTATTGAGCTTGGATTCGCTGTAAACGTCCCGGTTGGCGGAGGAATGACCGTTACAGTAACTGTTTTAGGAGTGGCTTCCCCTCCAGGCCCCGTAACGGATAATGTATATGTAGTAGTAGCTGTTGGTGTAACAGTTCTCGTACCATTTGCTGCTACAGCACCAATCCCCTGGTTTATACTTATTGATGTGGCATTGGTGGTGCTCCATGATAAAGTACTTGATGAACCCAAATTAATGGCTGCAGGACTGGCTGTGAAGGTTGAAGTCGGGACAACATTTACTGTTACTGTTCGGGTTATTGTACCCCCTGCCCCTGTAACTGTCATTGTATATGTTGTATTGATTGATGGCGAGACGCCTATAGAACCATTCAGGGCTGTACTCCCTATTGCAGGATTAAAACTTACTGATGTTGCATTCACGGTGCTCCAGTTTAAAGTGCTTGTTCCGTTGGGATTAATAGTTGATGGATTCGCTGTAAATGCAGCGTGTGGCACTATGTTGATTGTTACAGACTGTGTTGTTGTCCCACCTGCCCCGATAGCTGTTATTGTATATGTAGTATTCGATGTTGGTGAAACAGAAATTGAGCCGTTTGTTGCTACATACCCAATTCCCTGGTTTATACTTATTGATGTGGCATTGGTGGTGCTCCATGATAAAGTACTTGATGAACCATAATTGATTATTGCAGGGCTTGCAGTGAAGCTTATTATTGGAACTATATTGACTATTGCTGTTTGCGATACTGTTCCACCTGGTCCGGTAACAGTCATTGTATATATCGTATTGGTTGATGGGGAGACCACTATAGAACCATTCAGAGCAGTGCTACCAATCGCGGGATTAAAGCTGACTGAAGTAGCATTCGTGGAAGCCCATGTAAGGGTGCTTGATCCTCCCTGATTTATCGTCGCAGGGTTTGCTGTAAATGTGGCAGTTGGGACAATATTTACTGTTGCTGTTTTGGTTATTGTACACCCCGGCCCTGTAACTGTCATGGTATATGTTGTATTTGCTGTAGGAGATACACTTTTTGTACCACTCAATGCAGTGCTACCAATCGCGGGATTAAAGCTGACTGAAGTGGCATTCGTGGTAGCCCATGTAAGGGTGCTTGATCCTCCCTGATTTATCGTCGCAGGGCTTGCTGTAAATGTGGCAGTTGGGACAATATTTACTGTTGCTGTTTTGGTTATCGTACCCCCCGGCCCTGTAACTGTCATGGTATATGTTGTATTTGTTGAAGGAGAGACCCCTATAGAGCCACTCAGAGCTGTGCTGCCAATCGCGGGGCTAAAGCTTACCGCTGTGGCATTGGTTGTACTCCAGCTTAAGGTACTTGTCCCCCCAAGACTGATGGGATTCGGACTCGCAGTAAATGTGGCAGTTGGAGGTGCTATATTTACTGTTGCTGTTCTTGTAGTGTTACCACCTATCCCTGTAGCAGTTAGAGTATATGTAGTATTAGTTGAAGGTGATACTGCTATTGACCCGCTCAGTGCAGTACTTCCTATTGCAGGGCTGAAACTTACAGATGAGGCCTCACTGGCATTCCATGTGAGGGTACTTGATGCTCCAAGATTGATTATTGCCGGACTTGCAGTAAAAGTTGCCGGAGGGGGATCAGGAGCATATAATTCAAATTCGGAAACAATGAACTGGTAAATTGGTGCTTCATAATATTCCCAGGGCATCCATGGTATGGGTACCCATTGCGTCCCAACTACATAACCTACTGATGAAATCTTGTAGTATAAATATGGTGTTGTATTACTCGACACATTAGGTATATTAGTCCAGGCAGAACCATTGTTACTCCCTTGTAAAGTCCATGCTGCATTTGCCCCTAAAATTGTACACTGTTGGACTATCTTTGCAGCAGGCAACTGATATATCAGATATTGGGTTGGCGGAGAGTTAGGATATTCGATAAGTACCGCAGCCGATTTCCATTTTGTGCTTGTATTGGAATCAAAGGCCTTGGATGGTGCATAGGTTGAGGATTCCGATGAACTGGCACTTGCAGTTCCATTTGTCAACTTAGTGTATGTTAATGCAAAGGCTGTTTGAGTTATTCCTATAATTATAAACAAAGGAATAAAAAACATGAGGGTTAGCTGTAACAAAACATTTTTCTTCATTATTCGCCTCCGGTTTAGTAAATAACTGCCAAATTTCAAAATAATTCAAAATCTTAAAACATGAATCGTAATGAGCAACGATTTTAATTCACTAAAAAACAAAAGCCGTAAAACAAATAAGACAAAAACTACGATAAGAAAAAAGACTGTAGCACACCTATGATTACCTTGAATACTGTCGGGTAATAAGTGGGCCATTCTTAATTAATATGTAAATCCAAATCAGGAATACTTAAATAGTGCTGTTGGCTGATTAAGTATTGAGGCGGAATATAGAAGGCATATAAATTATTGTCAATCAGATTTTTCCTGTTTTTGTATTTTGGTATACATTAAATCGTTTTGAATTGAATCTGAAATAAGTTCTGAGTCAATTAGCTTTTATTTTTCTGGTTATCTATTCAGCCTCTGCTAACCACATTTCATATTCTTTCATATTGTTTTATAGCAATTACAGACGAACGAAATTTGGTCAGAGAAGTTGAAGTTGGTATAGGCATTTCGCAAATGACAAAATATATATAATTTTTTCAAGTTAGCCTCTTTATAACTATTCCATTAACCACAGTTTGAAAAGTAAGATAATGCTTTTGCATTCATCCATAACATTTTTTAGATTTCTTCTTGACTTTTATCTGCCCTTAAATAATCTTGGAACCTGTCTTATTTCCATCTATAAAACTTTAAAACGAGGTTACTTTATATCCGTCTGGAAAAATGCATATTTTTCAGGCAGATTCTTTTTTACAGGCAATAACAAATAAGACCCGGAGGTAAATCATGTCCCAACAAGTATTATTCGCTATTCCCAATGTTACCACACCCAATCAGCCGGTAATATTCAACGCGGAAAGGTGCAACGGCTGCAACCACTGTGTGGAGGTATGCCCTATTGATGTTTACATCCCCAACCCTGTAAAGGGGAAGCCGCCCATTATCCTGCATCAGGATGAATGCTGGTACTGCGGCTGCTGCGCAAATGACTGCCCGAGACCAGGCGCAATAAAATTCAACTGGCCTCTTCAGTCACGCGCTTACTGGAAGAACAAAAAAACCGGCGAAATTGGTCAAATATAAGGAGGGATTACCATGACAAACTGGCACGATTATTTAAAAGCTAATAGCACACCACCAACCTGGCCCTACCCTGTCCGCTTTGAAAATGAGGTAGAGGTAGAGACAGATATACTGGTAATAGGCGGAGGCATCGCAGGATGCTGGGCAGCAATAAGCGCTGCAAGACAGGGGCTAAAGGTTACACTTGTTGAAAAGGGTGACACTATTAGGAGCGGCGCAGGCGGGCCTGGTTGTGACCACTGGTGCTGTGTACCTGCAAACCCATTATCACGCGTCAGCCCTGATGACTGGGCCATCCATATGGCTGACCGCCCCTACCCTAACGGTATCGGTATACAGATCCAGTGCCGCGAGGATTATGATACACTGCTAGAAATGGAACAGATGGGCGGAAAGATCCGTGACACAAATGATGAATATAAGGGCGCTGAAGGAAGGGATGATAAAACCAAGTTCATGATCTCTCCACGTTACGGCACCATACACAGCTACATGCCTGACCCCAACATGGGCACACCGGGGTTTAATCCGCCTGAAAAGCGGAATAATGTTGTTATCCGCGTATGGGGCTCCACATTTAAACCGGCCCTTAAAAAAGAGTGCAAAAGACTGGGAGTACAGATATTTGACAGGGTCATGGGCACGAGCCTTCTGACTGAAAATGGGGTACAGGGCGATCGAGTTATCGGCGCAACAGGGCTTAATAACCGTACCGGTGAGTTCATGATATTCAAATCAAAGTCAACCATTGTATCAACAGCAGGCGGAGGCTCTGTGTGGCTTATGAACAGTGAGCTGTGCGGTATGTCTACCATGATGAACAGGGCCTCATCCAGCGACGGGCTTATCATGGGATGGAAGGCCGGGGCTGAACTGGTGGATATGGAGGCCACAGGCCCGATCGGCATTGCAACCGGTCTTAAACACAAGTGGTATACAGGCGCAGGCGATGCAAGCTATGAAAATGTGCCCCTTGTGGATGCCAATGGTAAAAGGGTTCCACTCCCCATTCAGGGCTGGGAAGATGCAGGCGCCATGATCCTCACACCTGAAGGGGATAGGAAGATCAAGGAGGCAATATTGAAGGGTGAGTATGAGCTGCCCTTTTATGGTGACTGGCCCTCAATGTCTGATGTGGAAAGACGCGCTACATGGAACCTAATGCTTGGAGAGGAGTCCACAACAAAGGTGATTATCGATACCTTTAACCAGGCAGGGTTTGACGGGAGCAAAGACCTGCAGCAGAGTTATAAATTCCTGGAAGGCCAGACCATGCCACAGTGGCGTCAGCCCGGAATGGGAGGCCTGCTGGTTGACTGGAACCTTAAGAGTTCGCTTGACGGGCTTTATGTAGCAGGCAACACCATGTTTTCATCAGAAGACCACAGTTACTGCGCTGCAACAGGGAGATACGCGGGAAGGAAGGCAGTCGCATATGCAAAAGAGATAGAACAGGGCAAGGTTTCACGCGATCAGATAGCAAGAGAAAAGGCAAGGGTATATGCCCCCATTAAACGCTCAGGCGGTATTGAATGGAAAGAGCTTCATGCAGGGCTTGCAAGGGCAATGCAGTATTATGCAAGTGAATTCAAGACAGAAAGGCTCTTCAGGATGGGCTTATGGGCAATTGAAAAGATGGAAAAGGAGGCAGTGCCGCAGCTCTATGCGCTTGATCCTCATAAGCTTATGAGAAGCCTTGAAGACCTGCAATTGATAGAACATGCAAAGATCATACTGAACGCATCTATTGCAAGGAAGGCCAGCAGTGTACCATTGGGCTTTGACAGGATAGATTACCCTGAGGTTGATCCCCCTGAATGGAACAGGTTCTCCACCATTAAGCTTGAAAATGATAGAATAAAGATCGATTACAAGCCGCAGAATTTCTGGGGCAACATGAAGGAGCAGTATGAGAAGCATAACCCCGATTATGAAGGGGTGTATAAAAAATAAGGTTTGAGGTTTGAGGTTTGAGGTTTAAGGTTTAAGGGTTCGAGGTTTAAGGTTATAGGTTATAGGTTAAGAAGAATACAGGGGGCAAGGGTTCAAGATTCAAGGTTGAAAATTGTGAATTGTGAATTGTGAGTTAAGGGGTTTTAAAATTATTTTACTCGAACCCTGGACCCCTGGAACCCTTGAACCCTGATTATTTCAAATCTCAAATTTCCAATTTCAAATCTTTTCCTTTCCCTTATCTCCATTTTTCTAGTATTGTGCCAGCCACAAAAAGTCTGATTAATGTTTAACAAGAAGTGAATTATATGGAAGAAAACAGATTTAATAAAAGTGTGCTCGACACAGACAAAATAGGTCACCTTCTCTTTAAATTATCCATGCCGGTCTTTTTCGGCATGTTTGTACATTCACTCTATAATGTAATAAGCGCTATTTTTATAGGCAGATATGTTGGCCATCTGGGCATGGCAGCCCTCTCCATTGCATTTCCGCTTCAGATGATAGGTTTCGGGCTTGGGACCATGTCAGGCATAGGGGGTATGTCGCTTATCTCCCGGTTTCTCGGGGCAAGGGAGAATGAGCAGGCTGAAAAATCACTTGGTAACGGCATTACACTTGCTGTAATACTGAGCTGCCTTGCCATCATCGGTTTGATGCCATTCCTTAACTTCTGGCTCACCATTATGGGGGCCTCCGAAAATGTCCTGCCCTATGCGCGTGAATACATGATCTATATAATAATAAGCATGATATTCGCAATTATAGGCACCTCA from Desulfatiglans sp. includes these protein-coding regions:
- a CDS encoding ferredoxin family protein; its protein translation is MSQQVLFAIPNVTTPNQPVIFNAERCNGCNHCVEVCPIDVYIPNPVKGKPPIILHQDECWYCGCCANDCPRPGAIKFNWPLQSRAYWKNKKTGEIGQI
- a CDS encoding FAD-binding protein is translated as MTNWHDYLKANSTPPTWPYPVRFENEVEVETDILVIGGGIAGCWAAISAARQGLKVTLVEKGDTIRSGAGGPGCDHWCCVPANPLSRVSPDDWAIHMADRPYPNGIGIQIQCREDYDTLLEMEQMGGKIRDTNDEYKGAEGRDDKTKFMISPRYGTIHSYMPDPNMGTPGFNPPEKRNNVVIRVWGSTFKPALKKECKRLGVQIFDRVMGTSLLTENGVQGDRVIGATGLNNRTGEFMIFKSKSTIVSTAGGGSVWLMNSELCGMSTMMNRASSSDGLIMGWKAGAELVDMEATGPIGIATGLKHKWYTGAGDASYENVPLVDANGKRVPLPIQGWEDAGAMILTPEGDRKIKEAILKGEYELPFYGDWPSMSDVERRATWNLMLGEESTTKVIIDTFNQAGFDGSKDLQQSYKFLEGQTMPQWRQPGMGGLLVDWNLKSSLDGLYVAGNTMFSSEDHSYCAATGRYAGRKAVAYAKEIEQGKVSRDQIAREKARVYAPIKRSGGIEWKELHAGLARAMQYYASEFKTERLFRMGLWAIEKMEKEAVPQLYALDPHKLMRSLEDLQLIEHAKIILNASIARKASSVPLGFDRIDYPEVDPPEWNRFSTIKLENDRIKIDYKPQNFWGNMKEQYEKHNPDYEGVYKK